The region GATTTGGCTACTACTATCAAGTTCTATTGGCTTTGGTATGCTTGAACATCCAAAAAATAAAAAGGATATAGCCGCTATACTTGCTAAACTCGTAAATTTAATCATTTTGTCTCCTTAGAAATTACTTTTGTTCTATGTCTTCTAGCCATTGTTTGATGCTATCAATGTTGTATAAAATACGGTTGCCAATTTTTAAAAATGGCAAAGGTAAATGTTTTTGTCTATTCTCATCCGTATAGTTCTTTTGCATTCGTAA is a window of Campylobacter concisus DNA encoding:
- a CDS encoding DNA-binding protein, whose product is MKDTSFYEKYITPAQLEEMFGISRGLQNKLRMQKNYTDENRQKHLPLPFLKIGNRILYNIDSIKQWLEDIEQK